ggcactctaccatttttcggagtctgggtccatcattgcttccgcatatgtcgcaggctcatcattgtccaacaataatatttcccgcattttgcggagccttgccgaccttcgtggttgtggcggtgcttctcttgccatgggtatctcaacttgttctgctacgttagcatcactcattgattcttgcccaatcggctcatcttgaacttcttcaagatgcactgtctttccactcttttctcctttgagaaactctttctctatgaaaaccccattccgagcgacaaacactttgccctctgaccggttgtagaaataatatcccaaagtttcctttggatatcccacaaaaatgcacttatccgacttgggtgtgatcttgtccgactgaagtcgattgacaaatacttcacatccccaaatcttaagaaaagacaaactgggaaccttttcagtccacatctcatatggtgtcttaactacggatttagatggtaccctattaagtgtgaaagctgttgtttctagagcgtatccccaaaatgacaacggtaggtccgactggctcatcattgatcgaaccatgtctaacaaagttcgattacgtcgctcggatacaccgtttctttgaggtgttctaggcggcgtaagttgtggaacaattttgcaactctttagatgattgctaaactcgtggctcaaatactcgcctccacgatcatatcgtaaggccttaattttcttgccacgctgattttcaacttcattctgaaattccttgaacttttcaaaggtttcagacttgtgcctcatcaagtagacatagccatatctactaaaatcatcagtgaaagttatgaagtattggaatcctcctctagccatcgtgctcattggtccgcatacatcactatgtacgagtgtcaacaagtctactgctctctcaggaaatcctgtgaaaggcatcttggtcatcttgcctagcaagcaagcctcacatgtctcgtatgattcaaaatcaaacgaagttagaagtccatcagaatggagcttcttcatgcgcttttcacttatatgacccaaacgacaatgccacaagtaggtaggactcaaatcattaggccgaggccttttagcacttacgtttcAGACAGgcgaaccatcaagatttaaaacaaataatccattcacaatgggtgcaaaagccataaacatatcattcttagagatcacacaaccattgttttcactcgcaaatgaataagcATCCTTCatgaaacatgaaggagacaaaatgtttcgacttaaactaggaacgaaataacaattattcaactccataataaatcctgacgggaggtggagttgcatcgtcccgacggtcaacgcagcaactcttgcattattgcccatgcggaaatcaacttctcctctttccacacttctacttcttatcattccctgcatcgaattgcaaatatgagcaaccgatccggtatcaaatacccaaggattaataattgtatcagcgagaaaaatattgtctataacattaacaacaagcgtacctgaggtagaagtactcttacttccgccattcttcaacgaagctaggtattgcttgcagtttctcttctagtgaccaggttcatgacaataaaagcactctttatctggagcaggtccagctttagccttaggcgctgggtttggcttggacactccagccttacccttcttcttccaagaattgcccttcttcttgaaggtaggcttgttctgtacagccattacatggctggtactagcgcttttcttaatgtctacctctgctgtcttgagcataccacacagttcattcagacccttctctatcccatgcatatggtagttcgagatgaagttcccatagctaggcggaagagatgaaagaatgaagtcagtggccaactctttgcctattgggaagcccagcttctctaattgctgagtgtaaccaaccatcttgattacatgtggtcctactgttgcgccttctactagcttgcactctagaaaggctttggacacattgaaccatTCAGTCCTAGcttgtgtctggaacatgtccttgagcgccacgatcatatcgtgcgcctcatgatttgtttcgaactgcatctgcagctcgggttccatgcaagcaagcataaggcagcttacctcaagattagcatcaaatgccttcttgtaagcagccttaacggcagcagatgcatcatcagcaggtactggtggtagtggggtgtctagaacatcttcctttttatcaaccctgagaacaattctcaggttacgaatccaatccgagtagtttgttccattcaacttgtccttctcaaggaccgaacgcaaagcaaatggtgtggtgttgctaggtgccatttaatctacaacaaaagtaatgcaaaatacactaagacaaacgtatccatgatagagcaaatcacattaaactattttaacagaatctactcctactaaaatcaatatccctctattgatacttagtgattcaggatccacaactaacgagtctactagtgagctttagcatcaccgctagcaaacaaggtagatcggtgcaagttttagttgggagggcatgctaacttaaaatttgtgagggatcgttctacttctaacatcacagcatgcagaaagtaaaacataaatagaatagcattcacacagttgtgacacagtatggctcgttttcttatggtgatctccatctccatagaacctgttcaccatggtgatctccatctccatgttccatgtgcgccatcctcctggtgatgagtcctccaagaactagaacatgctattacgcctaatagctagtaaagaagctagtaatgaagattacatagttgcttggatcatcacagattggtacgcagaccattaaatacaataaagtgataacacatatggctcctaccatgttgccgtacgcgcgacacgcaggtcatgaatgagttacacacatgcatcacatacacaaaggggccatactgatcacaagatacatacatcctgcaaaacagagttaagcgtccgaacgttccaaacttcggatgcccgaaactccatcttccaagccgaatttgggaaatctaactTCGCCGAAAATGGTGGAGCGGTTGAatttcacgtgtaactttttctgtagatcaattttcatataaaattcgccccaatccgagatcataccgaaaagttacggctgatttaccgaagcatacgcacacggcaaaaatcccgaccccggtagtagatcccatccactattgcacatctcatgcgcctggcgtatgaacctggatttcgattcaaccaatcatattgatcttcgctcactgcaactgaaattacgtgtatcacttaactccgagggcggaaaccgaccggtaggagtatgtcgttacactaccattgcagcaagaacacgaaacaaggacatagatcaaactgaaaactcgcatatctccatatgcacacatcccgaatccaaaacaaagAAGCTACGGCTTTGATatcactgttgggatacgaggtaggctacactagcgcaaatcaaaatttctaccacgtaaaaccaggaagaactgccgtataagcatcacgggattaccactcgacgcactactggtgcggaagatgtagatttgcgtcgatgcagcgaagacgatcaacgtagtcgtacatagtcgatcaacgtagccgtacgtagttgatcacatcaacgtccagcagctcctcagcagctcgtccacgtgcagcaagatcgccctcgtgccgcggctcgtcgtcggctcgtcgtggctcgtcggcggctcgtccaagtgctgcaggcgcaacacctccaaggtatccacacatgtaaggaggaagcgtcgcaagccggactgctagatccgtgagttgcaacaagcgagggcgtgggaggcgcggcagatgtgtttcaccaaaaaggtttaaaccctagggcgcccccacccctctatttatacaggttcctaacgggcctctgggtccgaggcccattagtacttctaaacctaatccaactcggatcacatctgaattgggcttccagccccttaagtgtgtgaccctatgggttcggatacgtatagacatggcccgagtactcctactcggcccaatagtcggtagcggcctctagcaagacgtgccaactcctatacgcacacgaagatcatatcagacgaaccatcacaacataatatacatgctattccctttgcctcacgatatttggtctagcttcaacccgaccgctctttctcgatcctatgattcggaatccctttgtaggttaactcttaactgtatgtagcatggccatgcattttcgaatccgatcactcgaggggcctagagatatcactctcaatcagagaggggtaaatcccatcttgattgaccatgtctcatagcatgcttcttgacaaacccgaaagctatctttataactaccctgttacggcgtagcgtttgatagcccctaagtaggtcgatccacatcttgaatacatgcgacaatctcaggtctaaggacaaaagcgtatatgttgtttaaagagagaactacttctcgtgttgggtcagtcctagcacatgtctccacatgtgcccacattattagttcaacatctccatgtctatgacttgtgaaacatagtcatcaactaatacatgtgctagtctaatattcatgtgtgtcctcacatgaactccgactagggacaactttagaataaccatacaagtaaagagtttcacatacaattcacataattcaaatcaattcaagtagcctttaatagatattcaatgaacacaatatacaaatcatggatacaaatggaatatcatcatctctatgattgcctctagggcatacctccaacaactgCAACATTGAAAAGTCCTATGCATATCCAGAGACCTCATCCATGAAGGTGTCTCATATCCATCACAAAGAAGCTCCCCCATCAATGAGGCCACCCCTCACCGTGGAATGGCTGGTCCCCCCCCCACCCCGCCGTGGAATCTGCTGTTGGGGGAGCCAGACCTACCGTGGAATCTAGCAGCTGGCCCCACGGTCGAAGAGCTCATCGCCATGGAGTAGCTCGTTATCGCCACTGAAACATCTCAAATCACCTTGTGCAACATCTAGAAATTGCATGTTGCAACTCCAGTATCAACTAttgcaacaagccaacaagtCCCAAAAAAATCGCATATTGAAACGTTGAGATGAACTCAAATCTGTACAATTTACACAATTGCAACAAATCAAATAAATATGTGCAACATGCAAATCAAGCCATCGCAACATCCAAATCAAAAGTCATGGCAACATCTGCAAGCAACATGAGCAGACTGTACGTGTACCTCATCTGATCTCAATGGCGGATTGCTAGGTGCTGCCTTCCCATCGCATGCTGATTGCTACTTCCTAACCAAGGGTGACGAGATTCAGCTGGTGTCAGATCGACCGGCGCTAGCTTATCCATGGCTAAGGCAGCACCTCCATACCTCGGATCGATGGAGTTGCACCGGCCTCCACCTCAGCGCTGAGCATCTCGAATGCCCGTgccacggccgccgcgtccAGGTCGCCGTACTCGCCGCGCGCgctgccacggccgccgccgtggcccttGAAGGGGAAGAGCCTGTAGTGCTGTGAGTACGACGACGCCGTGGTGCAGCTGAACTCCACCTCCCGCAGGTGGCCATAGAACGATGCCTCATCGCCGGCCCACGCGGGTTATGCACTGGAGCTCTTTCAGCTTGGCTCACCTTGCATTCCACGCTCCTCAGCTACTAGAGGAGATCCACGAGGGAGGAAGGGGGCTACCCTGCCGCCGTCATGGCCATCCTACTCCTGGAGCTCTCGAGTCTTGCCTGGTCTCGCACCCAATCCTAGAGCAAGCGATGGAGGGCCGCCGGTGTCCAGCTCAGTAGCAGAGGAGTTGTGTGAGAGATGCGGATGGGAGATATATGGATGGGATGAGGAGGAAGGCAGAGGATaaatatatgctttgtcctgtCTGGAATCAAATGTGTGGACAATAAATTATTGAAGATGGTGGACCCGGTGGGAGCTTCCGATGCCTACGAACGCCTATCTCCTAGCATTACCCTAGATTTATTGTATACATATACATTAACCCTAACGAActtcaaattttcaattttgCCAAAAGATAGCCACTCTGCTAGTACActggatgcaaaaaaaaatgaaaataaaaaacctACACTATAACTGTATGTGTAAATAGCATTTGGTTTAGATTAACTTGGCCGCCATTTGCTTCACGAGAAGCTCCAACATAACACTAGGCCAGCTGGCTCTCATCTTCTCGAACTCTTCCGTCTCCATGACCGCCTTGAGATTTCCCGGGCGGGTGAGGAACTCCAGGCATGCGGCCTTGAGGGCACGGCAGCCgtgctgctccgccgccaccatggtCCCGGTCACCGTGCCCATGTCGATGCGCTCGCACACCAGCCCCAGCCTCTCGAGCTTGTACCTCCGCGCCGCCGTGAGCAGGGCCCGCACCATGGCGACGGCATCGTCCTGgtcccccctcctccgcctccggcagCGCATCGGTGTACACGAAGCAGAGCAGCGCCTCGAACACCCTAGGCTCCATGCCCTTGACCTCCATGCGGCGGCGGACGGTGCCGCCGGGCACCTTCTCCTTCGCCACGGCGAAGAGCTCCGCCTCGAAGACCGGGGACCGCGCCGCCAGCAGGCAGCCGTGCGCGTCGTACGTGGCCTCACCGCCGACATCGATCACGACGTCCGCGCCCTGCTTCTTCCACAGCAGGTTGCTGAGGTCCCTGTGCAGGTCCGACGGCAGCAAGACGACGCGCGTCGCGGCCAGAGCGGCGTTGctggcgccgtcggcggcgttCTCGGTCCAGTTCTTGATGACGGTGATGTCGCACCTGACGGTGAAGCTGTTGTCCTCGAGGCAGCCCGACTTCTCAAGGTCACTCCAATGGATGAACTTCTAGAACCCCTTGCTCATCTCCTCGCCGTCGAAGTAGTTCACGCCCCGGGACGACCGGGTGTACCGGGGCACGGGGTTCCCCGCCGGGTCGAGCAGGGTGAAGCTGAACTCGACGGGGTCCGTCCCGGCCACctaccggcggccgccgccgtcgacgggcTCGAGGTAGAGGGAGACGTACTCCGACCAGCTGTTGCTGTTGGGGTGGTAGGTGATCCGCCACCCGTGGCCCGCCGCGTCGAACGCTTGCGACGACGCCGTCCAGTCCGTCGGGAACTTCCGGGACGGCGCGAACCCAGCGATGGTCAGGTTGTGGTGCCCCGTCACCTCGCGCGTGATGATGGAGGAGGCCGATCGGGAGAGCCGGCGTGCGGCGGAGGATAGCAGcacggcggaggtggtggcggccgccATAGGTTGGTGTTGGGTTGGTGTTGGCGGAACATCCGGTGTAACTAGCCATTAGACTTCCCGCGCCCAAATTCCTCAGAAATTCATCTGATGCTTTATCCGATGCCCCATTGGATCATCCGATGCCACTATTTATGTCACATAGCAGTTGGATCCCTTGATGTCATTTCTCCGATGC
This sequence is a window from Setaria italica strain Yugu1 chromosome III, Setaria_italica_v2.0, whole genome shotgun sequence. Protein-coding genes within it:
- the LOC105914021 gene encoding BTB/POZ and MATH domain-containing protein 1 gives rise to the protein MAAATTSAVLLSSAARRLSRSASSIITREVTGHHNLTIAGFAPSRKFPTDWTASSQAFDAAGHGWRITYHPNSNSWSEYVSLYLEPVDGGGRRDLEKSGCLEDNSFTVRCDITVIKNWTENAADGASNAALAATRVVLLPSDLHRDLSNLLWKKQGADVVIDVGGEATYDAHGCLLAARSPVFEAELFAVAKEKVPGGTVRRRMEVKGMEPRVFEALLCFVYTDALPEAEEGGPGRCRRHGAGPAHGGAEVQAREAGAGVRAHRHGHGDRDHGGGGAARLPCPQGRMPGVPHPPGKSQGGHGDGRVREDESQLA